A part of Anaerobranca gottschalkii DSM 13577 genomic DNA contains:
- the lexA gene encoding transcriptional repressor LexA, with the protein MELYELTDRQKDILEFIQSQVRLKGYPPSVREIGLAVGLKSSSTVHAHLAKLEELGYIRRDPTKPRAIELLYGQDDTIISSPGVIQVPVVGKVTAGLPILAQENIEEYFPVPENFIKGSYKTFMLSVIGDSMVNVGIFNGDLVLVQQTNHANNGDIVVALIEDEATIKRFYKEKDCIRLQPENEHYDPILVKNPLILGKVIGLFRSL; encoded by the coding sequence ATGGAATTATATGAATTAACTGATAGACAAAAAGATATATTGGAATTTATACAGTCTCAAGTTAGATTAAAAGGATATCCTCCTTCTGTTAGGGAAATAGGTCTGGCCGTTGGTTTAAAATCTAGTTCTACAGTCCATGCCCATCTAGCTAAATTAGAAGAATTAGGATATATTAGACGAGATCCTACAAAACCAAGGGCTATAGAATTACTATATGGCCAAGATGATACTATTATCTCAAGTCCAGGGGTGATTCAAGTTCCAGTAGTAGGAAAAGTAACTGCTGGGTTACCTATACTAGCTCAAGAGAATATTGAAGAATATTTTCCTGTCCCTGAAAATTTCATTAAAGGTTCTTACAAGACCTTTATGTTATCGGTTATTGGTGATAGTATGGTCAATGTTGGAATATTTAATGGTGATCTAGTTCTTGTTCAACAAACTAATCATGCTAATAATGGAGATATTGTTGTAGCTTTAATTGAAGATGAGGCGACAATTAAAAGATTTTATAAAGAAAAAGATTGCATTAGACTGCAACCTGAAAATGAACATTACGATCCTATTTTAGTTAAAAATCCTTTAATATTAGGTAAAGTAATAGGTTTATTTAGGAGTCTTTAG
- a CDS encoding aminotransferase class I/II-fold pyridoxal phosphate-dependent enzyme: MKHWTELLQSNKLKELLNKSEEDLRYIFKKIDEIAENNQFKVLKAFQDNKISEGHLWGSTGYGYGDLGREGLDNVYASIFNTEGALVRQQFVSGTHCISTCLFALLNPGDKLLYVTGKPYDTLEKTIGIIEHPQSLIAKGVEYSHVDFLPNGDLDFEGITKEITPNTKVVAIQRSKGYSLNKSITIAEMAEIIQRVKGINSEIIIFVDNCYGEFTEELEPTDVGADIITGSLIKNPGGGLAYTGGYVVGKEELIKKVAEQLTAPGLGKEVGATLNVNLPFYQGLFIAPKVVADSLKVSILTAYLAEKLGFDVHPKFDAKRTDIVQAIIFYNEDKLIKFCQEIQHNSPIDSYSTPIPDQLPGYQNPVIMAAGTFIQGASIELSADAPIREPYIGYVQGALTYQHGKIAIAKAFDNVINIK; the protein is encoded by the coding sequence ATGAAACATTGGACAGAACTTTTACAAAGCAATAAATTAAAGGAATTACTAAATAAAAGTGAAGAAGATCTTAGGTATATTTTTAAAAAAATTGATGAAATCGCCGAAAATAATCAATTTAAAGTTCTTAAAGCTTTTCAAGACAATAAAATATCTGAAGGTCATCTTTGGGGTAGTACCGGATATGGATATGGGGATTTAGGCAGGGAAGGTCTAGATAACGTCTATGCCAGTATTTTCAACACAGAAGGGGCTTTGGTTAGGCAACAATTCGTATCTGGAACCCATTGTATCTCAACATGCTTATTCGCTTTACTAAATCCCGGTGATAAACTACTATATGTAACAGGTAAACCTTATGATACCTTAGAAAAAACTATAGGGATTATCGAGCATCCTCAATCACTTATTGCAAAAGGGGTTGAATATAGCCACGTAGATTTTTTGCCTAATGGTGATCTAGACTTTGAAGGAATAACAAAGGAGATTACACCTAATACTAAAGTAGTTGCTATTCAAAGATCCAAAGGATACTCCCTAAATAAATCTATTACTATAGCTGAAATGGCAGAAATAATTCAAAGGGTAAAAGGAATTAATTCTGAAATAATTATATTTGTTGATAATTGTTATGGTGAATTTACTGAAGAACTGGAGCCAACTGATGTTGGTGCAGATATTATTACCGGTAGTTTAATTAAAAATCCCGGCGGGGGATTAGCTTATACTGGGGGATATGTTGTTGGTAAAGAAGAGTTAATTAAAAAGGTGGCAGAACAACTAACGGCACCGGGTCTAGGCAAAGAAGTAGGGGCAACCTTAAATGTCAACCTACCATTTTATCAAGGTTTATTCATCGCTCCCAAAGTAGTAGCTGATTCATTAAAAGTTTCAATATTAACAGCATATTTAGCTGAAAAATTAGGTTTTGATGTTCATCCGAAGTTTGATGCTAAGAGAACAGATATTGTGCAAGCTATCATTTTTTATAATGAAGATAAATTAATTAAATTTTGTCAAGAAATTCAACACAATTCACCAATTGATTCCTATTCTACACCAATTCCGGACCAGTTACCTGGATATCAAAACCCTGTGATTATGGCAGCAGGTACTTTTATACAAGGGGCTTCTATAGAGCTAAGTGCAGATGCCCCCATTAGAGAGCCGTATATAGGTTATGTACAAGGAGCTTTAACTTATCAACACGGAAAAATTGCTATAGCGAAAGCCTTTGATAATGTAATAAATATTAAATAA